The following are from one region of the Ptychodera flava strain L36383 chromosome 15, AS_Pfla_20210202, whole genome shotgun sequence genome:
- the LOC139151449 gene encoding mucin-22-like, with protein sequence MENIVSIILAGTLFVMFSLSSTTATTTPTVTTGTPLLTDGTTATLTVSTTVDDVTSVADTSTAVTTGQPSTAAITTDGTTMQSTTLADSTTPIASTTATTAEAVTTAAATTSQATTTDATTQAATTGASGQTSTISETTLGGTTDELTTTIGQSTNAVSTKVSTAAGADTTMATSTPAAHSTSANAPTTRGTTVVDSTTMTNTDATTTSLAQTVTITTNGDTSAGPDTTALASTSNNETPTAADSTRTTEQQSGPTASTSVTNTATVTTSTENTTDIQTTLSDNQTSTGDTTMNAATTGSRVPGDLTERSDPVTTKITTPFETVRRGNSTASSTEGTRTDDTSVATETGQLTTFNTDQTTKQQTMCTGTSTCDTVTSPTTLSYPSHTRSTSSVDRETTVVDQSTSPAVETRATTVDDVTTRPYTPAVVTTTLVASTTTDESKAAGTHDILSEASASNPFSTSATETIATDATRASGETSPASHCNDTQSDSTGTSTSTTDSATVTHISRVASRNATFEVQTTNTLTPTASPKTQTVCGSTSQTAEKTPVAITSKISQPLTATKSSVAITGEESTHVKSTTPFVTAGHSTHYSSVVTSLSPKARTTMSNPSHTKSTSSVDRETTMQDQSTSPAVETRATTVDNVATEPYIPTVVATTLVASTTNVESKAAGTYDIQSEASASDSFSTSATETIATDATRTSGETPQPAFKSSVAITREESTHVKSTAPFISTGHSMHYSSVMTSSSPKARTTLSYPSHTKSTSSVYRETPIEDQSTLPEVETRATTVDNVATGPYTPTVVTTTLVASTTTDESKAAGTYDIRSHASASDPFSTSATETIATVATRASRETPQTVSKSSVAITREGSTHDKSTTTLVTAGHSTHYSSVMMTSSPKARTVSCTDCTAEQTSDTTTRGASQSPTATPVTSTKATHKSTSNLATVELTTRATNRLATSQVMTTIGVTATTSPDEETDQSIAPTTELTSVTSAKGKSVPPSTVIATSIAIPSAKATPTTNTNLATVRKTTPSTVSLTQTAEVTSTPATSPKRRTATPAVTRSTKVTTSTRRASSIFQPRTSTRRRVGVTPTLKNGQARKRGSPLVLILTFFTVLLLKEHKE encoded by the exons ATGGAAAATATTGTATCAATAATACTTGCAG GAACCCTGTTTGTGATGTTCTCACTATCAAGTACAACAGCGACAACAACGCCAACAGTGACAACGGGAACACCTTTATTGACAGACGGTACTACAGCGACATTGACAGTTTCTACAACGGTAGACGATGTTACCTCCGTGGCAGATACTTCAACGGCCGTAACTACCGGACAGCCCTCTACGGCGGCTATTACAACTGACGGTACCACCATGCAGTCGACAACTCTAGCTGACAGTACAACGCCCATTGCCTCAACGACGGCGACGACGGCTGAAGCGGTGACGACAGCGGCAGCGACGACTTCACAAGCTACGACTACTGATGCAACAACGCAGGCTGCTACGACGGGGGCATCGGGACAGACGTCTACGATATCAGAGACGACGCTAGGCGGAACAACCGATGAGCTGACGACGACCATTGGTCAATCCACAAACGCCGTGTCGACAAAAGTCTCAACAGCCGCTGGCGCCGACACAACAATGGCCACATCAACACCAGCCGCACATTCGACCAGTGCGAACGCGCCAACGACACGGGGAACCACAGTCGTCGACTCGACGACCATGACGAACACTGACGCAACAACCACTTCACTTGCGCAAACAGTGACTATTACCACCAATGGCGATACGTCAGCGGGACCGGACACGACGGCACTTGCCTCAACGAGCAACAATGAGACCCCGACAGCTGCAGACAGTACCAGAACGACGGAACAGCAATCCGGACCCACTGCATCGACATCAGTGACGAATACAGCGACCGTCACGACGAGTACAGAAAATACGACCGATATACAGACGACGCTATCGGACAACCAGACCTCAACAGGCGACACAACAATGAATGCAGCAACGACAG GGTCAAGGGTTCCTGGAGATCTCACAGAAAGGTCAGATCCTGTGACGACAAAGATAACAACGCCGTTTGAAACAGTGAGGCGCGGGAACAGCACTGCAAGCTCCACAGAAGGGACCAGGACAG ACGATACGAGTGTGGCAACGGAGACGGGACAACTAACCACCTTCAACACCGACCAAACCACAAAACAGCAGACGATGTGCACTGGTACTTCCACTTGCGACACTGTGACGTCGCCGACGACTTTGTCATACCCATCTCACACAAGATCGACATCTTCTGTCGATCGGGAGACTACAGTGGTAGACCAGAGTACGTCACCCGCAGTTGAAACGAGGGCGACTACGGTGGATGACGTCACCACTAGGCCCTACACCCCTGCAGTTGTCACAACAACTCTTGTAGCTTCCACGACAACTGACGAATCTAAAGCCGCCGGTACCCATGATATACTGAGCGAAGCGAGTGCCAGCAACCCTTTCTCAACATCCGCAACCGAAACCATCGCTACAGACGCGACCAGAGCAAGCGGAGAAACTTCGCCTGCTTCCCATTGTAACGATACCCAATCGGATTCGACGGGGACGAGCACCTCAACCACGGATTCTGCCACCGTCACGCACATCTCACGTGTTGCAAGCCGAAACGCAACATTCGAGGTACAGACCACCAACACATTGACACCAACAGCATCGCCGAAAACACAGACCGTCTGCGGCAGCACTAGCCAAACGGCAGAGAAAACGCCGGTCGCAATCACAAGTAAAATTTCTCAGCCACTGACGGCGACGAAATCTTCCGTAGCGATAACGGGAGAAGAATCGACGCACGTTAAGTCTACGACTCCGTTTGTCACGGCAGGGCACTCCACTCATTACTCAAGCGTCGTGACATCTTTATCACCGAAAGCACGCACAACTATGTCAAACCCATCTCATACAAAATCGACATCTTCTGTCGATCGGGAGACAACAATGCAAGACCAGAGTACGTCACCCGCAGTTGAAACGAGGGCGACTACGGTGGATAACGTCGCCACTGAGCCCTACATCCCTACAGTTGTCGCGACAACTCTTGTAGCTTCCACGACAAATGTCGAATCTAAAGCCGCCGGTACCTATGATATACAGAGCGAAGCAAGTGCCAGCGACTCTTTCTCAACATCCGCAACCGAAACCATCGCTACAGACGCGACCAGAACAAGCGGAGAAACGCCACAGCCGGCGTTCAAATCTTCCGTAGCGATAACGAGAGAAGAATCGACGCACGTTAAGTCTACGGCTCCGTTTATCTCGACAGGGCACTCCATGCATTACTCAAGCGTCATGACATCTTCATCACCGAAAGCACGTACAACTTTGTCATACCCATCTCACACAAAGTCGACATCTTCCGTCTATCGGGAGACTCCGATTGAAGACCAGAGTACGTTACCCGAAGTTGAAACGAGGGCGACTACGGTGGATAACGTCGCCACTGGGCCCTACACCCCTACAGTTGTCACAACAACTCTTGTAGCTTCCACGACAACTGACGAATCTAAAGCCGCCGGCACCTATGATATACGGAGCCATGCGAGTGCCAGCGACCCTTTCTCAACATCCGCAACCGAAACCATCGCTACAGTCGCGACCAGAGCAAGCCGAGAAACGCCACAGACGGTGTCAAAATCTTCCGTGGCGATAACGAGAGAAGGGTCGACGCACGATAAGTCTACAACTACGCTTGTCACGGCAGGGCACTCCACTCATTACTCAAGCGTAATGATGACTTCATCGCCAAAAGCACGTACCGTCTCCTGCACCGATTGTACCGCGGAGCAAACTTCGGACACAACCACACGGGGCGCTTCTCAGTCCCCGACAGCAACACCTGTGACTTCCACAAAAGCGACACACAAGTCAACGAGCAATCTTGCCACCGTCGAACTCACCACACGTGCCACGAACCGGCTTGCGACGTCGCAGGTAATGACAACAATCGGTGTGACAGCAACGACATCACCGGACGAAGAAACTGATCAAAGCATTGCCCCTACGACAGAGTTGACGTCCGTTACCTCAGCTAAGGGCAAATCTGTTCCGCCCTCGACGGTGATAGCAACATCAATAGCTATACCCAGCGCAAAAGCGACTCCTACGACAAACACAAATTTAGCAACTGTAAGGAAAACCACACCTTCCACAGTGTCGCTAACACAGACCGCTGAAGTCACCTCAACGCCCGCAACATCACCAAAAAGGCGGACCGCAACTCCTGCAGTGACCAGAAGTACCAAGGTAACAACGTCGACGAGGAGAGCATCTTCCATTTTCCAACCCAGGACAAGTACACGACGAAGAGTAG GAGTGACGCCTACACTTAAGAACGGGCAAGCCAGGAAAAGAGGGAGCCCTCTGGTGTTGATCCTGACCTTCTTCACAGTCCTCTTGCTAAAGGAACACAAAGAGTGA